The proteins below are encoded in one region of Corallococcus silvisoli:
- a CDS encoding LysR family transcriptional regulator, with protein sequence MPEWSDLRYFLAIARGGNLSAAARLLKVDQTTVGRRLAVLEQELGARLFDRTPTGFRPTAVALRILPAAEAVEAEALRVERLASGEDLRPSGPVTVTATDSFLVHNVMPWLAAFQEQHPEIELHLLSGYESLSLVRRDADVAIRLVRPQEASLRARKVAAIGVVPFASRAYLERRGPVRLDAGLQGHAVIGYAQDSRRWPESKWLDVHAAKATVPVRLTSILGLLQAAREGLGVALLPAYFGHLHPELVPLRDALPELERTVWLVFHEDLAHNARVRAVVDFLARTIAAQAELLAKPPPSPRRKRAR encoded by the coding sequence ATGCCCGAGTGGAGCGACCTGCGGTACTTCCTGGCCATCGCGAGGGGCGGGAACCTCTCCGCGGCGGCGCGTCTGCTGAAGGTGGACCAGACCACCGTGGGGCGGCGGCTGGCCGTGCTGGAGCAGGAGCTGGGGGCGCGGCTCTTCGACCGCACGCCCACGGGCTTCCGGCCCACGGCGGTGGCGCTGCGCATCCTGCCGGCCGCGGAGGCGGTGGAGGCGGAGGCGCTGCGCGTGGAGCGGCTGGCCAGCGGGGAGGACCTGCGCCCCTCCGGCCCCGTGACCGTCACGGCCACGGACTCCTTCCTGGTGCACAACGTGATGCCGTGGCTGGCGGCCTTCCAGGAGCAGCATCCCGAAATCGAGTTGCACCTGCTCTCCGGCTACGAGTCCCTGTCGCTCGTGCGGCGCGACGCGGATGTCGCGATCCGGCTGGTGCGACCCCAGGAAGCCTCCCTGCGGGCCCGGAAGGTGGCTGCCATTGGCGTCGTGCCCTTCGCGTCCCGGGCGTACCTGGAGCGCCGGGGGCCGGTGCGCTTGGACGCGGGGCTCCAGGGGCATGCCGTCATCGGGTACGCGCAGGATTCTCGGCGCTGGCCGGAGTCGAAGTGGCTGGACGTGCACGCGGCGAAGGCCACCGTGCCGGTGCGGCTCACGTCCATCCTGGGGCTGCTCCAGGCTGCTCGCGAAGGGCTGGGGGTGGCGCTGCTGCCGGCGTACTTCGGCCACCTGCACCCTGAGCTGGTTCCTCTCCGGGATGCGCTGCCAGAGCTGGAGCGGACCGTATGGCTGGTGTTCCACGAGGACCTGGCCCACAACGCGCGGGTGCGCGCGGTGGTGGACTTCCTGGCGCGGACCATCGCCGCCCAGGCGGAGCTGCTCGCGAAACCCCCGCCTTCCCCCCGGCGCAAGCGCGCGCGGTGA
- a CDS encoding DUF4437 domain-containing protein, translating to MKTLPKLVAAVAVVSAFTFAAAKGREAATFQQTAYDKLAWTELMPGGPSVHVLWGDMKKGPYALLMKFPAGFDSGPHTHSAGYHGVLVKGRMTNISEGATGAGPVEAGSTWDQPGKVVHRNQCAADAECVMLIAQDRPFDFAPAPAK from the coding sequence GTGAAGACCCTTCCCAAGCTCGTCGCCGCCGTCGCAGTCGTCTCCGCGTTCACCTTCGCCGCCGCCAAGGGCCGCGAGGCGGCCACGTTCCAGCAGACCGCCTACGACAAGCTCGCCTGGACGGAGCTGATGCCCGGCGGCCCCTCCGTGCACGTCCTGTGGGGCGACATGAAGAAGGGCCCGTACGCCCTCCTGATGAAGTTCCCCGCCGGGTTCGACTCGGGGCCGCACACCCACTCCGCCGGCTACCACGGCGTGCTGGTGAAGGGCCGGATGACGAACATCAGTGAAGGTGCCACCGGGGCCGGCCCCGTCGAGGCCGGCAGCACCTGGGACCAGCCTGGCAAGGTGGTGCACCGCAACCAGTGCGCGGCGGACGCCGAGTGCGTGATGCTCATCGCCCAGGACAGGCCATTCGACTTCGCCCCAGCTCCCGCGAAGTAG
- a CDS encoding DUF1772 domain-containing protein gives MMNLKLSVAEVLLWLFVVNLGIAFGAGLYEHRIVLPRWLDIPGARWSSEAARADDVGRRFWGFVSTGPLTLLTLASLFFAAHATGPLRSWWLAAALVALVDRLLTFSYFIPTMVRLMQASDSASAVETAMRWARANHLRHALVAGAWFAALQALSWVRVPR, from the coding sequence ATGATGAACCTGAAGCTGTCGGTGGCGGAAGTCCTCCTGTGGCTCTTCGTGGTCAACCTGGGCATCGCGTTCGGCGCGGGTCTCTATGAGCACCGCATCGTGCTCCCCCGGTGGCTGGACATCCCTGGCGCGCGCTGGTCCTCGGAGGCGGCGCGCGCGGACGACGTGGGGCGGCGCTTCTGGGGTTTCGTGAGCACGGGACCTCTGACGCTGCTCACCCTGGCGAGCCTCTTCTTCGCCGCGCACGCCACGGGCCCGCTGCGCTCATGGTGGCTGGCGGCGGCCCTGGTCGCGCTCGTGGATCGGCTGCTGACCTTCTCGTACTTCATCCCTACGATGGTGCGGCTGATGCAGGCGTCCGACTCGGCGAGCGCGGTGGAGACCGCGATGCGGTGGGCCCGGGCGAACCACCTGCGCCACGCGCTGGTCGCGGGGGCCTGGTTCGCGGCGCTCCAGGCGCTGTCGTGGGTTCGGGTGCCCCGGTGA
- a CDS encoding intradiol ring-cleavage dioxygenase has protein sequence MRDDERNHHHGLQEDLRILATRTDRRELLRWMAFSSLIPLIGCGGSETGGGDASGCSRIPEETAGPYPGDGSNGANALVLSGIVRGDIRSSIAGATGVAQGVPLTVTLTLVASNDSCTPLRGYAIYLWHCDRAGLYSMYSSGVTQENYLRGVQQTDEEGKVSFTSIFPACYSGRWPHIHFEIYPSLDSVNSSRNKVATSQLALPEDVCNQVFATSGYSQSVRNLSQISLSSDNVFSDGVSRQLATVTGNTTDGYSASLVVPIQV, from the coding sequence ATGCGCGACGACGAACGGAATCACCACCACGGGCTCCAGGAGGACCTGCGCATCCTGGCGACGCGCACGGACCGGCGGGAGCTGCTGCGCTGGATGGCGTTCAGCAGCCTCATCCCCCTCATCGGCTGCGGTGGCTCGGAGACCGGCGGCGGTGATGCCTCGGGATGCTCGAGGATCCCCGAGGAGACGGCCGGCCCCTATCCCGGCGACGGCTCCAACGGGGCCAACGCCCTGGTGCTGTCGGGCATCGTCCGCGGCGACATCCGCTCCAGCATCGCGGGCGCGACCGGCGTGGCACAGGGCGTCCCGCTCACCGTCACCCTCACGCTGGTCGCGAGCAACGACAGCTGCACCCCGCTGCGGGGCTACGCCATCTACCTGTGGCACTGCGACCGCGCGGGCCTGTACTCGATGTATTCGTCCGGCGTCACCCAGGAGAACTACCTGCGCGGCGTGCAGCAGACGGACGAAGAGGGCAAGGTGTCCTTCACCAGCATCTTCCCCGCCTGCTACAGCGGGCGCTGGCCGCACATCCACTTCGAGATCTATCCCTCCCTGGATTCGGTCAACTCCTCCCGGAACAAGGTCGCCACGTCCCAGCTGGCCCTGCCGGAGGACGTCTGCAATCAGGTGTTCGCCACCTCGGGCTACTCGCAGAGCGTCCGAAACCTCAGCCAGATCTCCCTCTCCAGCGACAACGTCTTCAGCGACGGCGTGTCCAGGCAGCTGGCGACCGTGACGGGGAACACCACGGATGGCTACTCCGCCAGCCTCGTGGTGCCCATCCAGGTCTGA
- a CDS encoding DUF3224 domain-containing protein: MTKRASGPFDVKLTPMAPEAGAVEAAPGRMTLDKRYHGGLEATSQGQMLAVRSPVEGSAGYVAMERVSGTLDGRSGTFALQHSGTMTRGAPQLVITVVPDSATGELVGLAGTMTIDIAPGGQHSYAFQYTLAGTP, translated from the coding sequence ATGACGAAGCGTGCGAGTGGCCCTTTCGACGTCAAGCTGACCCCGATGGCGCCGGAGGCAGGAGCGGTGGAGGCGGCCCCGGGCCGGATGACGCTGGACAAGCGCTATCACGGAGGGCTGGAGGCCACGAGCCAGGGGCAGATGCTGGCGGTGCGGTCCCCGGTGGAGGGTTCCGCGGGATATGTCGCGATGGAGCGCGTCAGCGGGACCCTGGACGGACGGAGCGGCACCTTCGCGCTCCAGCACTCCGGGACGATGACGCGCGGGGCACCCCAGCTGGTCATCACCGTGGTACCGGACTCCGCCACCGGTGAGCTGGTGGGGCTCGCCGGGACGATGACCATCGACATCGCTCCGGGAGGCCAGCACTCCTACGCCTTCCAGTACACGCTCGCCGGGACGCCGTGA
- a CDS encoding helix-turn-helix domain-containing protein, whose protein sequence is MNSRHALLQQIGADVVRFQEASAEFDAAVGEVLALGHAELACLAQLHFGGPVPLSAVARGADVARLELAGYVQREGTGSRGRLALTGHAREWIETLWGPLQADGLQLMAPLPEADLKVIASFLTAARAVQDLHAARLAKLLQAPGGSRAARRRGGLSAAALHRVKLFVEAHLARRIRVGELAQRSGLSVFYFTRAFRQSTGMTPHAYVQQRRVERARELLGQSTRSLGDIALEVGFSSQSHFTTVFRRLTGLTPALLRRAGR, encoded by the coding sequence ATGAATTCCCGCCACGCCCTCCTTCAACAGATTGGCGCCGACGTCGTCCGCTTCCAGGAAGCCTCCGCCGAGTTCGATGCGGCCGTCGGCGAGGTGCTCGCGCTCGGGCACGCGGAGCTGGCGTGCCTGGCGCAGCTTCACTTCGGAGGCCCCGTGCCGCTGAGCGCGGTCGCTCGGGGCGCCGACGTGGCGCGGCTGGAGCTCGCGGGGTACGTCCAGCGGGAAGGCACCGGAAGCCGCGGGCGGCTCGCGCTCACCGGACATGCCCGTGAATGGATTGAAACCCTCTGGGGCCCCCTCCAAGCGGATGGACTCCAGCTGATGGCACCCCTCCCAGAGGCGGACCTGAAGGTCATCGCCAGCTTCCTGACCGCGGCGCGAGCGGTCCAGGACCTTCACGCCGCACGCCTCGCGAAGCTGCTCCAGGCGCCTGGGGGCTCGCGAGCGGCGCGCAGGCGAGGCGGGCTCTCCGCCGCGGCGCTCCACCGCGTGAAGCTCTTCGTTGAAGCGCACCTCGCACGGCGGATCCGCGTGGGGGAGCTGGCTCAGCGCTCGGGCCTGAGCGTCTTCTACTTCACCCGGGCCTTCCGGCAGTCCACGGGGATGACGCCACACGCCTACGTGCAGCAGCGGCGGGTGGAGCGGGCGCGCGAGCTGTTGGGCCAGTCGACCCGGTCCCTGGGAGACATCGCGCTCGAGGTCGGCTTCAGCTCGCAGAGCCACTTCACCACCGTCTTCCGCCGACTCACCGGGCTGACGCCCGCCCTCCTCCGGCGCGCGGGGCGTTGA